Part of the Arcobacter sp. F2176 genome is shown below.
AGGTTTACTCAAAAAGAGTTGCATAATATTTTAAATGGTTTAGAGTTAAAAGTTATCACCCAAGATAGATTTATGTCTGTTTGGAAAGGAGTTGAGTATCAATTATCAAAATATGGTGTAAAGTTAATCTATACAATAACTAGTGATGAAAAAGTTGTTTTAGAAAAGCTTTTGAATAATAGGAAGAATATTTATGATTGGGATTTGTTAATTTGGGGAAATGAGGACTGGAATGGAAGTCCTTGGACAGCATTTTTTACACTATACACAAAAGCTAATTGGTGTTCAATTGATAAAGATGATTATTTAGTAAACGAGTTTGAAAAATTATTTAAACTAGATACAAATTCAAAAGAGTTTCAAAAAGAGGTAAACAAAATCTTATTATATAGTTATGAAAAAGCCTACACACTAGTTTTACCTTCACCTAATATAGTAATTGCATTAAATAAAGAAGTATCTTATCATCCTTCAGAGATGTCAACTTTCCCTTTATGGAATGCAAAAATTACACCTTTTCATTGGTCTATTAGAAAAGAAAAATTAGATAAAGACAGGTTAAATTACCTTTATCCAATTAGGATTAAAAATGAATAATTTAAAAATACGACAGAAGTTTTTTATTTTGGGCTTTATTGCTCTTATTTCATTACTACTTTTAGCTTTACTATCATTAAAAATAAATAAAGATAGTTTTACTAATTCAAATAATGTTGTAGTAAATTTTAAAGATACACAAGAGATTCAAACTTTTTATATAGAAGAACTTTTTTTATTAAGAGAAGTAACTCTATCTTTAGTAATATCTCCAAATGATGATTTTAAAAAAAAGTTTGATGGAAAAATCTCACCTATTATAAAAAGATTGGATAAAAATTTTTCAAATGAAATACCTGATAATAAAAAAGCATGGGAAGATTATAAAAAATTAGTTTTAAAAACTAGAGAATACTCTTTAGGAGGATTTGATGAGGGTGCTTTTATGAATACTTCTTCTGTTGAAAGAGATAGTTTTTATTTTTTAATTAATAAGTTAAAAAGAATTCAAAAAAAGAATTTACAAGAGTCTGAAAAGAAACTAAGTGAACTAAAAAATGATATAAAGATAAATAATATATATATTATTTTAGGTGTTTTGATTATAGGTATTTTTGGATTTATCCTTAATCTAACAGTTATTTTAAAAATAATAAAACAAATTGAAAGTGTAGAAAAAGGTTTACAGAAGTTTTTTAAATATTTAACAAATCCTACTGCGTATAAAGAGCAATTGCATATTGATATAAAAAGTAAAGATGAACTTGGATTGATGGCAAAAGCTATTAATACAAAGGTAAAATTGATTAAAGAAAATTTACAAGATGATTATAGGTTGATACAAGAAGCTACTTTAACCTTAGATTATTTAAAAGAGGGTGTATTTGGTAAAAGATTAGAAAAGCAAGCAAAATCTAATGAACTAAATGTCTTAAAAAATGTTATGAACGAAATGATAGGAAATCTAGAAAATAAAATATTAGAAGAAATCAATCATAGAACAAATCAAGAAAAACTAATGATTCAACAATCAAAACTAGCTGCAATGGGTGAGATGATAGGAAATATTGCCCACCAATGGAGGCAACCACTTGGTGAAATAAATGCAGTATTGATGGAAATAGAAACAATCACTAGGTATGGAAAATTAGAAGAAGAACATCTTTTAAAAAGTATAAAAACTTGTAATGAGATTGCAGAGCATATGTCTACTACTATAAGTGATTTTCAAAACTTTTTTAAACCCTCAAAACAAAAAGATAAATTCTCAGTATTAGAAGTGTGTAAAAAAGCTGTATCAATTATTAGTGCGTCTTTAAATAACAATAATATAGAATTGATTTTTGATATTCAAGAAGATAATAAAATAGAAGGTTATTCAAACGAATTTTCCCATGCGATATTAAATATAATTTCAAATGCAAAAGATGCACTTATCTCAAGAAAAATTAAAAATCCAAAAATAATTCTAAGCATAAAAGTTGGTAAAGAGTTTACTGTAATTAAAATAGAAGATAATGCTGGAGGAATCAGGCTTAAAGATATCAATTTAGTATTTGAGCCTTATTTTACCACTAAAGGTGAAAAAAGAGGTACTGGCATAGGTTTATATATGACAAAAGTAATTATTGAAGATAATATGCATGGATTTATAGATGTAAAAAATACAAAAGTAGGGGCACTTTTTAGAATAAAGGTAAAATAATTTTTTCACACTTTTTCTACACTTTTTTTCAATTAATTGCACTTTTTTTTCTTATATAATTTTTTAAATAGAAAAAAAGGAATGATATGAAAAAGAGTTTTATATTTGGTATAGTTTTTTTAACTATATCCTTGTATGCAAGTGAGACAATGTATACAAGTTCTGTCAAAAATCTATTTGAAACTTCAAATAGTAATGCCTCAAAAGGGAGACTTCTTCCTACTTCAGAAGTAAAAGTAATAGAGAAAAAAGATGGCAAAGTAAAAGTTGAAATTGAAGGTTTTATGAAAGCTGGTGTTTCAAATGCACTTTATTTTGCAAAAGGTAAAAGAATCTTGGTTGCTGGACTTAGTAAAAGTGGAAAATTTGATATTAAAACGATTTCTACAAGTACAGGTAAAAATGGTACACAATGGGAGAAAGTTGTTTTAACGGCATATACAACTGATGACAATCTAACAAAAGATTTAAATGTATTATATGAAGAAGCAAACAAAATTTTCAAAGATAATTGTTCTATGTGCCATCCAATTCATGCTTCCACTGAATTTACTTCTAATCAATGGCCAAGTATGATTAAAGCTATGATTTCAAGAACTGCTATGACAAAAGAACAAAACTATTTAGTTACTCAATTTTTACAAAAACACGCAAAAGATATGAAAGGAAAATAATATGAAAACTATTGATCAAAAAAGAAGAGGTTTATTAAAAGTTGCTGCATTATTTGCTGCTGTTCCATTTATTGATACTATTACTAAAAGAGGTGAACTAGTAGCGGGTACTATTGCTAATTTCTCTACAAATCTTGTACAAAATGGAGAAGTATTAACTGCCGCTCACTGGGGTATGTTAAAACTAACTATAAAAGATGGAAAAGTTATAAAATCACAACCATATCAAAAAACATCAAATATAGAAAATTCTTTACAACATTATACAGATGATTTAATTTATGCAAAAGATAGAATAAAATATCCAATGGTAAGAAAATCTTATTTAAAAGATCCAAATAATCCAAAACCTGAATTAAGAGGCAATGATGAATGGGTTAAAGTATCTTATGAAGATGCTATAAAACTTATATCTACTGAACTTAAAAAAACAAGAAAAGAAAAAGGTGCAAAGGGAGTTTTTGCAGGAAGTTATGGATGGAAAAGTAGTGGAAATATGCATAACTCAAGAGTTTTATTACATAGATTTATGACTGCAACTGGTGGTTTTACAGGAACAGTTGGTGATTATTCAACTGGTGCATCACAAGTTATCATGCCTCATGTTTTAGGGACAATTGAAGTTTATGAACAACAAACTTCTTGGCCACTTATAATTGAACATTCAAAAGTTGTAGTAATTTGGGGTGCAAATCCACTTGCTACTTTAAAAATTTCTTGGACTTCAACTGATGAGAATGGTTTCAAATATTTTGAACAATTGAAAAAATCAGGTAAAAAAATAATTTGTATAGACCCATTTAAAACAGAAACGTGTGAATATTTAGATGCACAATGGATATCTCCAATACCAAATACAGATACAGCTATGATGATGGGTATGGTTCATCATTTGATAGAATCAAAAAAAATCAATCAAAGCTTTTTAGATGAATGTACTGAAGGATTTGATAAATTTAAAGAGTATTTGTATGGTAAAGAGGATAAAGTTGTTAAAGATGTAAATTGGGCATCAAAAATTTGTGGAGTAGATGCATCTACAATCAAAGAACTTGCTGATTTATTTTATGATAATAGAACAATGCTTATGTCTGGATGGGGTATGCAACGAGCTCATCATGGTGAACAACCTCATTGGATGTTAGTAACTCTTGCTTCTGTGATAGGACAAATTGGACTTCCAGGTGGAGGATTTGGTTTATCATATCACTATTCAAATGGTGGAGTTCCAACTGCAAAAGGTCCAATTGTTGGAGGAATAACTGCTAATGTTAAACCTGGAAAATATACAGGTGGTGCTTCATGGTTATCAAATGCAGCTAAATATTCATTTCCAGTTGCTAGAATTGCAGATGCATTATTAAACCCTGGAAAAAAATTACAATTTAATGGAAAAGAAATAGAATACCCAGAAATCGATTTTATATATTGGGTTGGAGGAAATCCTTTTGCTCACCATCAAGATACAAATACATTAATTAAAGCTTGGAAAAAACCAAGAACAATTGTAGTAAATGAATTATATTGGACACCAACAGCTAGAATGGCTGATATTGTTATGCCAACAACTACAAGTTATGAGAGAAATGATATTACAATGACAGGTGATTATTCTAATTTAAATATTGTTCCTATGAAACAAGCTGTTAAAAAACACTTTGAAGCAAAAGATGATTATCAAATATTTAGTGACTTGTCAAAAGAGTTTGGAGTACATAAAGAGTATACTCAAAATAAAACAGATATCCAATGGATAGAAGAGTTTTATAATAGTGCATTAGAACAAGCAAAAAAAATGGGTATTAAAATGCCAAACTTTAGAGAATTTTGGAGCAAAAACAAACCATTAACTTTTGAAGCTCCATATGAAAATACACAATTTATAAGATATGGTGATTTTAGAGAAGATCCAATCTTAAATCCACTTGGAACTCCATCTGGAAAAATTGAGATTTATTCTGAAACAATTGAAAAAATGAATTATGAAGATTGTAAAGCTCACCCAACATGGTTTGAACCAGAAGAATGGTTGGGGATGAAAGGAAAAAAAGCAGAATTTGCACTTATTAGTCCACACCCAAGTCATAGATTACACTCTCAACTTAATAATACAAGTTTAAGAGAAAAATACGCTATATCTAATAGAGAACCAATTTGGATTAATACAAAAGATGCAAAAGCAAAAGGTATTAAAAATGGTGATATTGTAAGAGTATTTAATGAAAGAGGACAAATCTTAACAGGTGCTATTTTAACTGATGGACTAATAGAAGGAGTTGTAAGAGTTCAAGAAGGGGCTTGGTATGACCCAATGGAAAAAGGAAAAGAAGGAACACTTTGTAAAAATGGTTCTGCTAATCTTTTAACAAAAGATATCCCAACTTCAGAATTAGCTAATGGAAATAGCTCAAATACAGCTTTAGTAAATATTGAAAAATATACAAAAGCTGCTCCAGAATTAACAATCTTCACTCAACCTAACTAAAATAAAAGTAGAGATTCTTTCTCTACTTTTTAACTTCAAGTTAAAAGCGGTTAAGTTTTTATATAATCTTTTTCATAAAAATAAAAAAGAGAGAATATGAAAGTAACAAAAGTAAAAAACTTAATGATTTCAGGTCTTAGTGTAA
Proteins encoded:
- a CDS encoding cytochrome C translates to MKKSFIFGIVFLTISLYASETMYTSSVKNLFETSNSNASKGRLLPTSEVKVIEKKDGKVKVEIEGFMKAGVSNALYFAKGKRILVAGLSKSGKFDIKTISTSTGKNGTQWEKVVLTAYTTDDNLTKDLNVLYEEANKIFKDNCSMCHPIHASTEFTSNQWPSMIKAMISRTAMTKEQNYLVTQFLQKHAKDMKGK
- a CDS encoding sensor histidine kinase, which gives rise to MNNLKIRQKFFILGFIALISLLLLALLSLKINKDSFTNSNNVVVNFKDTQEIQTFYIEELFLLREVTLSLVISPNDDFKKKFDGKISPIIKRLDKNFSNEIPDNKKAWEDYKKLVLKTREYSLGGFDEGAFMNTSSVERDSFYFLINKLKRIQKKNLQESEKKLSELKNDIKINNIYIILGVLIIGIFGFILNLTVILKIIKQIESVEKGLQKFFKYLTNPTAYKEQLHIDIKSKDELGLMAKAINTKVKLIKENLQDDYRLIQEATLTLDYLKEGVFGKRLEKQAKSNELNVLKNVMNEMIGNLENKILEEINHRTNQEKLMIQQSKLAAMGEMIGNIAHQWRQPLGEINAVLMEIETITRYGKLEEEHLLKSIKTCNEIAEHMSTTISDFQNFFKPSKQKDKFSVLEVCKKAVSIISASLNNNNIELIFDIQEDNKIEGYSNEFSHAILNIISNAKDALISRKIKNPKIILSIKVGKEFTVIKIEDNAGGIRLKDINLVFEPYFTTKGEKRGTGIGLYMTKVIIEDNMHGFIDVKNTKVGALFRIKVK
- a CDS encoding molybdopterin guanine dinucleotide-containing S/N-oxide reductase: MKTIDQKRRGLLKVAALFAAVPFIDTITKRGELVAGTIANFSTNLVQNGEVLTAAHWGMLKLTIKDGKVIKSQPYQKTSNIENSLQHYTDDLIYAKDRIKYPMVRKSYLKDPNNPKPELRGNDEWVKVSYEDAIKLISTELKKTRKEKGAKGVFAGSYGWKSSGNMHNSRVLLHRFMTATGGFTGTVGDYSTGASQVIMPHVLGTIEVYEQQTSWPLIIEHSKVVVIWGANPLATLKISWTSTDENGFKYFEQLKKSGKKIICIDPFKTETCEYLDAQWISPIPNTDTAMMMGMVHHLIESKKINQSFLDECTEGFDKFKEYLYGKEDKVVKDVNWASKICGVDASTIKELADLFYDNRTMLMSGWGMQRAHHGEQPHWMLVTLASVIGQIGLPGGGFGLSYHYSNGGVPTAKGPIVGGITANVKPGKYTGGASWLSNAAKYSFPVARIADALLNPGKKLQFNGKEIEYPEIDFIYWVGGNPFAHHQDTNTLIKAWKKPRTIVVNELYWTPTARMADIVMPTTTSYERNDITMTGDYSNLNIVPMKQAVKKHFEAKDDYQIFSDLSKEFGVHKEYTQNKTDIQWIEEFYNSALEQAKKMGIKMPNFREFWSKNKPLTFEAPYENTQFIRYGDFREDPILNPLGTPSGKIEIYSETIEKMNYEDCKAHPTWFEPEEWLGMKGKKAEFALISPHPSHRLHSQLNNTSLREKYAISNREPIWINTKDAKAKGIKNGDIVRVFNERGQILTGAILTDGLIEGVVRVQEGAWYDPMEKGKEGTLCKNGSANLLTKDIPTSELANGNSSNTALVNIEKYTKAAPELTIFTQPN